In Falco peregrinus isolate bFalPer1 chromosome 9, bFalPer1.pri, whole genome shotgun sequence, the genomic stretch GTTTTTTGATTGGACGCAGCAATTGGTCATTTTGTCCCTCCTCTGCCATTCTACACAAGCATTTGGAAGATGACATTGCTCGTAGAACAAACTGACATCAGTAGGGTTCCCTTCTGGGCTTGGTGCCTGCTTGTTTTTGTCAAGTGACAGTCAGAAAAAGGGAAGGCTTGACCTGATCATTCAACACTCTAGATGGAAAGGCGGGTATCCCGAGCCCAGAAATCAGAGTGTGGGTTTGTTGGATTTCCAGCAAAAGAAGGAGGTGAACAGGCTTTTCCCAAACCTTTTCCAAGCAGTAAATGTCACAGACAGCGTTGGGTTTCCCCTGTTCTGGCTTGGAGGTTGGAGCTGGTTGTCCTGGGTGCTCCTGCAGAGAACTTGGCTTTTCAGATACGCTTCTGTGcaacaaaaccatcatttccctgcagtcGTTGCCGAGGGAATGGCTCCACCACAAAGGATCCTCTTTTCCCCGGAGAAGATTTgcatgggctggcagcaaaggcagagagctggagcaggcctcTACAACCTGGGCAATACGTGCTTCCTCAACTccgtgctgcagtgcctgacgTACACACCCCCTCTTGCCAACTACCTGCTCTCTCAtgagcacagcagctcctgtgagTACTTTTAGGAAGATCTCCTTGTCAGTCTGCTGGGCACTTCCCAAGCATCCCCAGAACCTGCAACGGGATGTAGGAGAAAAACAGCCCTTCTTTGTCAGCTGCCCCCAAGCTGGTGTTCTGGGAACACTCAAGCCTAGAAGCCGCTTGTCCTATCAAGGTGTGTTTGCTCTCACAAAGATGCCTCTTTCTAGTCCCGGGTGTTGTTCCCGATTCCTGCAGGTTAAACTCTCTCTGCtggttgcacagaaaacttctgtcagtGAAGCATCCCtctcaagaatgttttctgtgtacTGAGATGTCCTGGGCATACTGGGCCATTGGCACCTGGGGAGGACTAGGAGACTGTCTAGGACAACTCCAAGATCTCCATGAGGTTTCCCATTCAATGGCTCTTTGACTAACCTGACTGGCttgcttcccttcctccctccctcttcaggtcgccagcaaggcttctgcatGACGTGCATCATGGAAGCGCACGTTAACAATGCCTGGAACACCTCAGCCAGTGCCATCCAGCCCAGGGACGTCATCAGTGCCCTCCCACGTAGGTCACCTCAGCTACTTTGATGTGCTTTCCTCTGTTGGTAGAGGACTGAAGTACTACCTTCCTCTTGATTAGGAATAGGAGGACATTTCATGCTTGGCATGCAGGAAGACGCCCACGACTTCTTACGCTGTACTGTCACTGCCATGCAGAGAGCTtgtctggctggaagcagcgcGTAAGCACAAACAAATGACCTTTCAATGTTGCCCGGCCTTTTGGCTGCCTTGATGTACCCCCATCAAGGAAACACTACGCCCAGGGCTTGCAGGCAAAGGAAAACTCTTGGAGGAGATAACTCTCTGCTTTactgtttccttccagctgggacacctcTTCTCAATATACTACCATCGTCCATCAAATATTTGGGGGCTTCCTGAGGTCCAGAGGTATGTTTCCACAACTGTTGCTCTCCTTAcacttgcctgtgccctgctgtgtgcctgtgAGAAACAGATGAGCGTGTGGCTGGCTctagaaaagatgaaaagcataAATGGGCACATCCTATTGACTTCACCTGTTGCTGAGCATTTCCGTTTGCCTTCCAGTcacgtgctgcagctgcaaagcagtttccaATTCCTGCGAGGCCTTCCTGGATGTGCCTTTGGATATCGAAGTAAGAGGGTTTCTCACTGTGCTTCAGGACATCCCAAGCTCCTTGTGGCTTCCCAGAATGTGTGCAGCTGGCCTTGAAAAGTGCACTGTGAACACAGGAGAGCTTGGTGGGAGGTGGGAAGTGGTATGGGAGGTGTCCTGCAAAGGCCATGGCAGCGGTCTCCCTGTAGGTGCTGGGCAAGCACGCATTATACTCTCTGCACTGAGGGACTCTCAGCCACCATCTCTTTGCCTTCCCTCAACACCCACCTGGCTCCTAGGCTGATGGCTcgtgttgttttcattcctgatgaTGCTGCACACTATCGGCAGCTGAACTGAGCGGTGGCACGGTGAGGTAGCTCTTGATAGCGTCAGCCGGGAATCTCTGGGAAGTGAGGGAAATGTCCGATATCATaccctctttcctcctccctctggcCACTCTTTGCAGGGTCACGGTGGGTCTCCTCTGCGTCATCCACCTGGGTCTTGTGGGCAACTCCTCCTGAGTGCTTGGGCGAGGGCATTTCTCccagctcagagctctcctttctcacccctccaggcagcctcatcTGTCACCGCAGCTCTGGAGAACTTTGTGAAACCTGAGCGGCTGgctggtgaaaacagctttcaatGTAACAGGTAAGAGGATGTCTAACACCAGATTAAGACTTGTACCTGTGTGGAGATGCTGCCTGTCATCGAGCCTCAGGAGGTTCGATGTACAATcaggaggcacagcttttctttcttacgGCCTAATGGTTCTGAAGAGTCTTGAAATGGCGTGAGGACGTGTGAGGTGGAAAAGGTTGTCTGGCTGCCTTGGGGCAAGCT encodes the following:
- the LOC114010629 gene encoding ubiquitin carboxyl-terminal hydrolase 42-like, whose protein sequence is MAPPQRILFSPEKICMGWQQRQRAGAGLYNLGNTCFLNSVLQCLTYTPPLANYLLSHEHSSSCRQQGFCMTCIMEAHVNNAWNTSASAIQPRDVISALPRIGGHFMLGMQEDAHDFLRCTVTAMQRACLAGSSAWDTSSQYTTIVHQIFGGFLRSRVTCCSCKAVSNSCEAFLDVPLDIEAASSVTAALENFVKPERLAGENSFQCNRCDEMVTALKRFTIDCAPRVLTLCLKRFDFYGKKIGKFVQYPQYLDLRPYMSQGAAELLLYTLNAVLVHSGGSCQAGHYFCYTKASDGLWYQMDDTLVDRCDINTVLAQQAYLLFYVSPSAIAVVTQNLAKELIRIVQDTVIVTKQYKKFLQIMMAKLRKEACGRTPPRSALLPPARKEEQL